In one window of Opitutus sp. GAS368 DNA:
- a CDS encoding SDR family NAD(P)-dependent oxidoreductase — protein sequence MSSPLSARYRTAFVTGASTGLGGAFAQMLLAAGVEVWGTARDPARLKLAHAMFHPVALELGDGPAAERAFLEAGKVAGGFDIVINNAGFGAFGAFAHTDFAVWEEQFRVMLVNTARLSHAALRGMLARKQGALVNISSIAGEFGMPYQAAYNTTKAGLSALNESLMYEVKGTGVIVIDFRPGDYRTDFEGSVRRPPGAAGPGQDKAWAAFTAMMQSGPAPVGAAADLERALLRGRSGTVRSGRFFQAVLAPFIARFGSLNLKRKIQEKYFGL from the coding sequence ATGAGCTCCCCGCTTTCCGCCCGTTACCGCACCGCCTTTGTCACGGGCGCCAGCACGGGTCTCGGCGGCGCTTTTGCGCAGATGCTGCTGGCCGCGGGCGTCGAGGTCTGGGGCACGGCCCGCGATCCGGCGCGGCTGAAGCTCGCCCACGCGATGTTCCACCCGGTCGCCCTCGAGCTGGGCGACGGCCCGGCGGCGGAGCGTGCGTTCCTCGAGGCGGGGAAGGTCGCGGGCGGCTTCGATATTGTCATCAACAATGCCGGGTTCGGCGCGTTCGGCGCCTTTGCCCACACCGACTTCGCCGTGTGGGAGGAGCAGTTTCGCGTGATGCTCGTCAATACCGCCCGCCTGAGCCATGCCGCGCTGCGCGGCATGCTGGCGCGGAAGCAGGGCGCGCTGGTCAATATCTCGTCCATCGCCGGCGAGTTCGGCATGCCCTATCAGGCCGCCTACAACACGACCAAAGCCGGCCTCTCCGCTCTCAATGAGAGCCTGATGTATGAGGTGAAGGGCACCGGCGTCATCGTCATCGATTTCCGTCCGGGCGACTACCGCACCGACTTCGAGGGTTCCGTCCGCCGCCCGCCGGGCGCCGCCGGGCCGGGGCAGGATAAGGCCTGGGCCGCGTTTACCGCCATGATGCAGTCGGGTCCCGCGCCCGTGGGCGCCGCCGCCGACTTGGAGCGCGCCTTGCTCCGCGGTCGCAGCGGCACGGTGCGCAGCGGCCGGTTCTTCCAGGCGGTGCTGGCGCCGTTCATCGCGCGATTCGGTTCGCTCAATTTGAAACGGAAGATCCAGGAGAAGTATTTCGGTCTCTAA
- a CDS encoding glycosyltransferase, giving the protein MPRVRILVLTSSTGAGHDARAQAFAEWCFELYRHEVDVRIEQMLEKSSGFFSAGVNFYNWIQKKSPWLHKAFYLFVELLSFLNKSSVSFGRAYYERVLLEYKPHLVFSVHDCLNRGYFQLARKVLGAENVRCATYCGEFSGGFGYSVNWVEPSADLYISRTGTARDYAVKIGMARDRTRVRGHLMQPRQHTEILKAEARTAFIEERLELRSDLFTVFLATGGNGANNHLDLLPKLLPHAGRVQAIVICGRNREAYNQLVHWRAEHPEFNCFVDGFSEEVHLLMQVSDAIVTRGGTTTCAKALHFRCPIIFNAIGGIMPQEELTVKFFRNGAGAELIANAADFERVIGAWMENRRTYDRLRANFLKLRYEEDPTLVVRELVDLAQEASGTDLQPGPFPPKPRKVDGTATPFGK; this is encoded by the coding sequence ATGCCGCGCGTCCGCATCCTCGTCCTGACCTCCAGCACCGGCGCCGGCCACGACGCGCGCGCGCAGGCTTTCGCCGAGTGGTGCTTCGAGCTCTACCGCCACGAGGTTGACGTGCGCATCGAACAGATGCTTGAGAAGTCCTCCGGCTTCTTCAGTGCCGGGGTGAATTTCTACAACTGGATTCAGAAAAAGTCCCCGTGGCTCCACAAGGCCTTCTATCTCTTTGTCGAGCTGCTGAGCTTCCTCAACAAGAGCTCGGTGAGCTTCGGCCGCGCCTACTACGAGCGCGTGCTGCTCGAATACAAGCCGCACCTCGTCTTCAGCGTCCACGACTGCCTCAACCGCGGCTATTTCCAGCTGGCGCGGAAGGTCCTCGGCGCGGAGAACGTCCGGTGCGCCACCTACTGCGGCGAGTTCTCCGGCGGCTTCGGCTACAGCGTCAACTGGGTCGAGCCCAGTGCCGACCTCTATATCTCCCGCACGGGCACCGCCCGCGATTACGCCGTGAAGATCGGCATGGCCCGCGACCGCACCCGGGTGCGCGGCCACCTGATGCAGCCGCGCCAGCACACCGAGATTCTCAAGGCCGAGGCGCGCACGGCCTTCATCGAGGAGCGGCTCGAGCTGCGCTCCGACCTGTTCACCGTGTTCCTCGCCACCGGCGGCAACGGCGCCAACAACCACCTCGACCTGCTGCCGAAGCTGCTGCCCCATGCCGGCCGGGTGCAGGCCATCGTGATCTGCGGCAGGAACCGCGAGGCCTACAACCAGCTCGTGCACTGGCGCGCCGAGCACCCGGAGTTCAACTGCTTCGTGGACGGCTTCTCCGAGGAAGTGCACCTGCTCATGCAGGTCAGCGACGCCATCGTCACGCGCGGTGGCACGACGACCTGCGCCAAGGCGCTGCATTTCCGCTGCCCGATCATCTTCAACGCCATCGGCGGCATCATGCCGCAGGAGGAGCTGACGGTGAAATTCTTCCGCAACGGCGCCGGCGCCGAGCTCATCGCCAACGCGGCGGACTTCGAGCGCGTGATCGGCGCCTGGATGGAGAACCGGCGCACCTACGACCGCCTGCGCGCCAACTTCCTCAAGCTCCGCTACGAGGAGGACCCGACGCTCGTCGTGCGCGAGCTGGTCGACCTCGCCCAGGAAGCTTCCGGTACGGATCTCCAGCCCGGTCCCTTCCCGCCGAAGCCGCGGAAGGTTGACGGGACGGCTACGCCTTTCGGAAAATAA
- the leuD gene encoding 3-isopropylmalate dehydratase small subunit yields MALAKITSVTGRAVNVPGNDIDTDRIIPARFMKCVTFDGLGEFLFYDVRKNADGTDKPHPLNDARLKGATVLLSGANFGCGSSREHAPQAIQKYGFKAVIAESYAEIFFGNSTTLGMPCVTAAREDIAKIAAAIEKNPAAEVVIDLVKLEARFAGQSVKIAQRESARDALVNGRWDAIGELLDGVPAVKETAKKLPYLAA; encoded by the coding sequence ATGGCTCTCGCTAAAATCACCTCTGTCACCGGCCGCGCCGTCAACGTCCCGGGCAACGACATCGACACCGACCGCATCATCCCCGCGCGCTTCATGAAGTGCGTGACCTTCGACGGCCTCGGTGAATTCCTCTTCTACGACGTCCGCAAGAACGCCGACGGCACCGACAAGCCGCACCCGCTGAATGACGCCCGCCTCAAGGGCGCGACAGTCCTCCTCTCCGGCGCCAACTTTGGCTGCGGCTCCTCCCGCGAGCACGCCCCGCAGGCCATTCAGAAATACGGTTTCAAGGCCGTCATCGCCGAGAGCTACGCCGAGATCTTCTTCGGCAACAGCACGACGCTCGGCATGCCCTGCGTCACCGCCGCCCGCGAGGACATCGCCAAGATCGCCGCCGCCATCGAGAAGAACCCGGCGGCCGAGGTCGTCATCGACCTGGTGAAGCTCGAGGCTCGCTTCGCCGGCCAGAGCGTGAAGATCGCTCAGCGCGAGTCCGCCCGCGACGCCCTCGTCAACGGCCGCTGGGACGCCATCGGCGAGCTCCTCGACGGCGTCCCGGCCGTGAAGGAAACCGCAAAGAAGCTCCCTTATCTCGCAGCCTGA
- the leuC gene encoding 3-isopropylmalate dehydratase large subunit translates to MSSPQSLFEKVWAAHAVKKLANGQTQLLIGTHLIHEVTSPQAFGMLRDLGLKVLMPHRTFATVDHIIPTNELVEPYKDSLAQAMMDEVRKNCAEFGITFFDRATGKQGIVHIVGPEQGITQPGTTIACGDSHTSTHGAFGAIAFGIGTSQVRDVLATQTMALGQLKVRRIEVNGKLPPGVYAKDVILHIIRQLGVNGGTGYAYEYAGSTFDGFTMEERMTVCNMSIEGGARVGYVNPDETTFAYLKGRPYSPTGAAWDAAVARWKSFASDPGCRYDDVVKINADDVAPSVTWGINPGQGITINENVPSPDTATSADDKAGIIEALAYMKLPAGKPIKGTKIDVAFLGSCTNGRLSDFREVAKYLKGRKVAAGVKAIAVPGSQIVALQCEKEGIDKVLAAAGFEWRAAGCSMCLAMNPDKLIGDQLCASSSNRNFKGRQGSTTGRTVLMSPVMVAAAAVTGAVADAREVFAVN, encoded by the coding sequence ATGTCTTCCCCTCAATCCCTCTTCGAAAAAGTCTGGGCCGCCCACGCGGTCAAGAAACTGGCCAACGGCCAGACCCAGCTCCTCATCGGCACGCACCTGATCCATGAGGTCACCTCGCCGCAGGCCTTCGGCATGCTGCGCGACCTCGGGCTCAAGGTCCTCATGCCGCACCGCACCTTCGCGACGGTGGACCACATCATTCCGACCAACGAACTCGTTGAGCCCTACAAGGACAGCCTCGCCCAGGCCATGATGGACGAAGTGCGGAAAAACTGCGCGGAGTTCGGCATCACCTTCTTTGACCGCGCCACCGGCAAGCAGGGCATCGTGCACATCGTCGGCCCCGAGCAGGGCATCACCCAGCCCGGCACCACGATCGCGTGCGGCGATTCCCACACTTCCACCCACGGCGCGTTCGGCGCCATCGCGTTCGGCATCGGCACCAGCCAGGTGCGCGATGTGCTCGCCACCCAGACCATGGCCCTCGGCCAGCTCAAGGTCCGCCGCATCGAGGTGAACGGCAAACTCCCGCCCGGTGTCTACGCCAAGGACGTCATCCTCCACATTATCCGCCAGCTCGGCGTCAACGGTGGCACCGGTTACGCCTACGAATACGCCGGATCCACCTTCGACGGCTTCACGATGGAAGAGCGCATGACCGTGTGCAACATGTCCATCGAAGGCGGCGCGCGCGTCGGCTACGTCAATCCCGACGAGACCACCTTCGCCTACCTCAAGGGCCGCCCCTACTCGCCCACCGGCGCCGCCTGGGATGCCGCTGTCGCCCGCTGGAAGTCCTTCGCCTCCGATCCGGGCTGCCGTTACGACGACGTCGTTAAGATCAACGCCGACGACGTCGCTCCGTCCGTCACCTGGGGCATCAATCCCGGCCAGGGCATAACCATCAACGAAAATGTCCCGAGCCCGGACACCGCCACCTCGGCCGACGACAAGGCCGGCATCATCGAGGCCCTCGCCTACATGAAGCTGCCCGCCGGCAAGCCGATCAAGGGCACCAAGATCGACGTCGCCTTCCTCGGCTCCTGCACCAACGGCCGCCTCTCGGATTTCCGCGAGGTCGCCAAATACCTCAAGGGCCGCAAGGTCGCCGCGGGCGTCAAGGCCATCGCCGTCCCGGGATCGCAGATTGTCGCGCTCCAGTGCGAGAAGGAAGGCATCGACAAGGTGCTCGCCGCGGCCGGCTTTGAGTGGCGCGCCGCCGGCTGCTCGATGTGCCTGGCGATGAATCCCGACAAGCTCATCGGCGACCAGCTCTGCGCCAGCTCCTCCAACCGCAACTTCAAGGGCCGCCAGGGCTCGACCACCGGCCGCACCGTGCTCATGAGTCCGGTGATGGTCGCCGCCGCCGCCGTCACCGGCGCCGTCGCCGACGCCCGCGAGGTCTTCGCGGTCAACTGA
- a CDS encoding LysR family transcriptional regulator: MPREYQYPFELRHLVYFREVARQLHFRKAAETLAVAQPALSRSIAQLETALGVDLLNRTRRKVELTAPGRVFLERIEPLLRGLAAVPGDIQALAGGQAGQVRVAFTGLAMATVLPGILRDFNRRYPGIRVELNESPTSAQLESLKTGEIACGFFHPEAATMPGLATKLLLQEKNGVLLPADHAQAKAKKLRLRDLGATPFVMFPRAHNPGFYDRVLAAFTQAGVTPRIADEVWPRANAIGLVRAGLGATFMAPSEAKQLPGEVVFRPLDGPAPESRLVLGWRKDVAPDPALGAFLVVAGAATA; the protein is encoded by the coding sequence ATGCCCAGAGAGTATCAATATCCGTTCGAGCTCCGGCACCTCGTCTACTTCCGCGAGGTGGCGCGGCAGCTGCATTTCAGGAAAGCGGCCGAGACACTCGCCGTGGCCCAGCCGGCGCTGTCGCGGAGCATCGCCCAGCTGGAGACCGCGCTCGGGGTGGACCTGCTCAACCGCACGCGCCGCAAGGTCGAGCTGACGGCGCCCGGCCGGGTGTTCTTGGAGCGGATCGAACCGCTGTTGCGCGGGCTGGCGGCGGTGCCGGGTGACATCCAGGCCCTGGCCGGCGGGCAGGCCGGGCAGGTGCGGGTGGCGTTCACGGGCCTCGCGATGGCGACCGTGCTGCCGGGCATCCTGCGCGATTTCAACCGGCGCTACCCGGGCATCCGGGTCGAGTTGAACGAGTCGCCCACGTCGGCCCAGCTCGAGTCGCTCAAGACCGGCGAGATCGCGTGCGGGTTTTTCCACCCGGAGGCCGCCACGATGCCGGGGTTGGCGACCAAGCTGCTGCTCCAGGAAAAAAACGGCGTGCTCCTGCCGGCCGACCACGCGCAGGCCAAGGCAAAGAAACTCCGCCTGCGCGACCTGGGCGCCACGCCGTTCGTGATGTTTCCCCGCGCACACAATCCCGGGTTCTACGACCGCGTGCTCGCGGCGTTCACGCAGGCCGGGGTCACGCCGCGCATCGCCGACGAGGTCTGGCCGCGGGCCAACGCCATCGGCCTGGTGCGCGCCGGGCTCGGCGCGACCTTCATGGCCCCCTCTGAGGCGAAGCAGCTGCCGGGGGAAGTCGTGTTCCGCCCGCTCGACGGCCCGGCGCCCGAGAGCCGGCTCGTGCTCGGCTGGCGCAAGGACGTGGCCCCGGATCCCGCGCTCGGGGCGTTTCTCGTCGTGGCGGGAGCGGCAACCGCATGA
- a CDS encoding glycosyltransferase, with amino-acid sequence MKTSLHIALLFTTFPKTSETFLQRDVAALQAKGLNLKLYSLWGGGGTFNGLTVQAFNKWRLIEVFLVIIPWQIIRRPRLMRDLFEGVCTRRPPSWLNFWENMLGAGFAGSFAREMRRDPPALVHGAWGGAPATAGWILWRMHGWRYSAGAHAYDIYEHGGDWWLLEKLQPARFIHTSTDMGRHELVARGVPADKIRVIRRGLETFPAFKPLRANRRPLRLLCIARLVPKKGLNYQLLIYAALKEAGIAFEARIVGDGPLREMLESRTAQLSLTGNVKFTGQLAQPEVWEQLAWADVLLHTGIVAPSGDRDGLPNVIPEAMAAGVLVVTSPVSATTEAISQERTGLVADVDLPLAWVVALRRLSEDDALAEALRAGARRWVEENYDAHKNTAQLVECFEKAMKD; translated from the coding sequence TTGAAAACCTCGCTCCACATCGCCCTCCTGTTCACGACCTTTCCCAAGACGTCGGAGACCTTCCTCCAGCGCGATGTCGCGGCGTTGCAGGCGAAGGGCCTGAACCTGAAGCTCTATTCGCTGTGGGGCGGAGGCGGCACCTTCAACGGCCTGACGGTGCAGGCGTTCAACAAGTGGCGGCTCATAGAGGTGTTCTTGGTGATCATCCCGTGGCAGATCATCCGCCGGCCGCGGCTGATGCGCGACCTGTTCGAGGGCGTGTGCACGCGGCGGCCGCCGTCATGGCTGAATTTCTGGGAGAACATGCTCGGCGCCGGCTTTGCCGGCAGCTTTGCCCGCGAAATGCGCCGCGATCCGCCGGCGCTGGTGCACGGGGCCTGGGGTGGGGCGCCGGCGACCGCCGGTTGGATCCTCTGGCGCATGCACGGTTGGCGCTACAGCGCCGGGGCGCACGCCTACGACATTTACGAACATGGCGGCGACTGGTGGTTGTTGGAAAAACTGCAGCCTGCGCGCTTCATCCACACTTCGACTGACATGGGTAGGCACGAGCTCGTCGCGCGCGGCGTGCCCGCCGACAAGATCCGGGTAATCCGCCGCGGGCTCGAGACGTTCCCGGCGTTCAAGCCGCTGCGGGCGAACCGCCGGCCGTTGCGGCTGCTCTGCATTGCGCGGCTCGTGCCGAAGAAAGGCCTCAATTACCAACTGCTCATCTACGCCGCACTGAAGGAGGCGGGGATCGCCTTCGAGGCGCGGATCGTGGGTGACGGCCCGTTGCGCGAGATGCTCGAAAGCCGTACGGCGCAATTGAGCCTCACCGGCAACGTGAAATTCACCGGCCAGCTGGCACAGCCCGAGGTCTGGGAACAGCTCGCCTGGGCCGACGTGCTGCTGCATACGGGCATCGTGGCGCCGAGCGGCGACCGCGACGGCCTGCCGAATGTCATCCCCGAGGCCATGGCCGCGGGCGTGCTGGTCGTGACGTCGCCCGTGTCCGCCACGACAGAGGCGATCAGTCAGGAACGCACGGGCCTCGTGGCCGATGTGGACCTGCCGCTGGCGTGGGTGGTGGCCCTGCGCCGGCTGAGCGAGGACGACGCCCTCGCTGAGGCCTTGCGGGCCGGCGCCCGGCGCTGGGTGGAGGAGAATTACGACGCACACAAGAACACCGCGCAGCTGGTCGAGTGCTTTGAAAAAGCAATGAAGGATTGA
- a CDS encoding glycosyltransferase, whose product MIYYDTTKMGAARQRSGLTRVSARLREEFGGTVTEVAWDAARRAFVTDRGKAPVVFAATDWLFTVELFSEAERPGFWDFVNHAPCQLAAMFHDAIPLRWPQITWPQSVQRHPEYMKMLAGFDRVFAISAASRQDLTGFWRWQGVTPRAQMDLVELGADFDGEHRVQRDPMIAKGTPTLLCVGIIEPRKNQEFLLNVAEVLWRDRINFELHVVGRVNPHFGGPLADRMKQLQRREPRFRFHAAAGDAALGRLYATARAVAFPTIAEGCGLPLLEALWRGVPCVCSDLPVLRENAAGGGCLMARVNDAADWAERLRTVLTDAAESRRLQAAAMARSLPRWAETAATLRRGLTSA is encoded by the coding sequence ATGATTTATTACGACACCACGAAGATGGGCGCGGCCAGGCAGCGCTCGGGCCTGACCCGGGTGAGCGCGCGGCTGCGCGAGGAATTCGGCGGCACCGTCACCGAAGTGGCGTGGGACGCGGCGCGGCGCGCCTTTGTGACCGACAGGGGAAAGGCGCCGGTGGTTTTCGCGGCGACAGACTGGCTGTTCACCGTGGAGCTGTTCAGCGAGGCGGAGCGCCCGGGATTTTGGGACTTCGTCAATCATGCGCCGTGCCAGCTGGCGGCAATGTTTCATGATGCCATTCCGCTGCGCTGGCCGCAGATCACCTGGCCGCAGAGCGTGCAGCGGCATCCGGAATACATGAAAATGCTCGCGGGCTTCGACCGGGTGTTCGCGATCTCCGCGGCGAGCCGGCAGGATCTCACCGGATTCTGGCGCTGGCAGGGCGTGACGCCGCGAGCGCAGATGGATCTGGTCGAGCTCGGGGCGGATTTCGACGGCGAGCACCGCGTGCAGCGCGATCCTATGATCGCCAAGGGCACACCGACGCTGCTGTGCGTCGGTATCATCGAACCGCGCAAGAACCAGGAATTCCTGCTCAATGTGGCCGAGGTGCTCTGGCGGGACCGGATCAACTTCGAGCTGCATGTCGTCGGCCGCGTGAACCCGCATTTCGGCGGCCCGCTCGCGGACCGGATGAAGCAGCTGCAGCGGCGCGAGCCGCGCTTCCGGTTTCATGCGGCGGCGGGGGACGCTGCGCTCGGCCGGCTTTACGCGACGGCGCGCGCGGTGGCATTCCCGACGATCGCCGAAGGCTGCGGCCTGCCGTTGCTGGAGGCGCTCTGGCGCGGAGTGCCCTGTGTGTGCAGCGACCTGCCGGTGCTGCGGGAGAACGCGGCCGGCGGCGGCTGTCTCATGGCGCGGGTCAATGACGCGGCGGACTGGGCGGAGAGGCTGCGGACGGTGCTGACCGACGCGGCGGAGAGCCGGCGGCTGCAAGCGGCCGCGATGGCGCGCAGCCTGCCGCGCTGGGCGGAGACGGCGGCGACGCTGCGCCGCGGGCTCACCTCGGCCTGA
- a CDS encoding aminotransferase class I/II-fold pyridoxal phosphate-dependent enzyme, with amino-acid sequence MALSLFTKTKKAIIERAQDDYATKMRLKYKPYYHAMEAQSGTRIKLQGRDMVMLSSNDYLGLSFHPKVIEACGQGPKIWGTSTTGARISNGSRAYHVELEEKLAAFLGREACHISVAGYISCCSAVATFAQKGDLILADKNIHSCLWDGIRLSMATAERFSHNNPEDLRQALKGVPHSQPKMLVIEGVYSMEGHICRLPELASIGEEAGCFTVLDDAHGFGVLGRQGRGTVDHFKLNDKVDLLCGSMSKSLASTGGFVAGSRELIEYLRTNSKQTIFSAAISPSMAAAASASLDILQTEPQHLERLWRNTKRYREMLKGLGLDTWGSETPAVPIVLGSKELVYRFWNALLDKGVFTVMSIAPAVPPGKDLIRTAVSALHSDEDLEKIAAAMAHAVKQM; translated from the coding sequence ATGGCCCTGTCCCTCTTCACCAAGACCAAGAAAGCCATCATCGAGCGCGCGCAGGATGACTATGCGACGAAGATGCGGCTGAAATACAAGCCCTACTACCACGCCATGGAGGCACAGTCGGGCACGCGCATCAAGCTGCAGGGGCGCGACATGGTCATGCTCTCGAGCAACGACTACCTCGGCCTGTCGTTCCACCCCAAGGTCATCGAGGCCTGCGGCCAGGGCCCGAAGATCTGGGGCACCAGCACCACCGGGGCGCGCATCTCCAACGGCTCGCGCGCCTACCATGTCGAGTTGGAGGAAAAGCTCGCCGCCTTCCTCGGCCGCGAGGCGTGCCACATCAGCGTGGCCGGTTACATCTCCTGCTGCTCCGCCGTCGCCACCTTCGCCCAGAAGGGCGACCTCATCCTCGCCGACAAGAACATCCATTCCTGCCTGTGGGACGGCATCCGGCTGTCGATGGCCACCGCCGAGCGCTTCAGTCACAACAACCCCGAGGACCTGCGCCAGGCGCTGAAGGGCGTGCCCCATTCCCAGCCAAAGATGCTGGTCATCGAGGGCGTCTACTCGATGGAAGGCCACATCTGCCGCCTGCCGGAGCTGGCCAGCATTGGTGAGGAAGCCGGCTGCTTCACCGTGCTCGACGACGCCCACGGCTTCGGGGTGCTCGGCCGTCAGGGTCGCGGCACCGTCGACCATTTCAAGCTCAACGACAAGGTCGACCTCCTCTGCGGCAGCATGTCGAAGTCCCTTGCCAGCACCGGCGGGTTCGTCGCCGGCTCGCGCGAGCTGATCGAATACCTCCGCACCAACTCGAAGCAGACCATCTTCAGTGCCGCCATCAGCCCGAGCATGGCCGCCGCCGCCTCGGCTTCGCTCGACATCCTCCAGACCGAGCCGCAGCATCTCGAGCGACTCTGGCGCAATACCAAGCGTTACCGCGAAATGCTCAAGGGCCTCGGCCTCGACACCTGGGGCAGCGAGACGCCCGCCGTGCCGATCGTGCTCGGCTCGAAGGAACTCGTCTACCGTTTCTGGAACGCCCTGCTCGACAAGGGCGTGTTCACCGTCATGTCCATCGCCCCGGCCGTGCCGCCGGGCAAGGACCTGATCCGCACCGCCGTCTCCGCCCTGCACAGCGACGAGGATCTCGAGAAGATCGCCGCCGCGATGGCCCACGCCGTCAAGCAGATGTAG
- a CDS encoding glycosyltransferase family 1 protein, producing MLLLDATHTSHTRAQTGIQRVCRSLYAALRAQQPVEAICHDPYLRAWRSLNDREKRHLAPGRIAAGPRGARWPLHQQIAGHARRLAGARPAVPAGSALVCPELFSPAVGAHLPELLAAVRGPRVAVFHDAIGLKLPELTPPGTVRRLPVYLRELLLFDGIAANSEDSAACLRDYWKWLGVGDTPVVHVMPLGLDPVAPDPQPSTLNAQPRILCVGTIEGRKNHLALLEACAALWTEGLTFELQLLGLPRADTAGPALAKIAALQQAGRPLLSMGAVADDELHAAYRQCAFTVYPSLIEGFGLPVLESLQHGKPCVCSAAGALGESARGGGCVALPSVNAASLAAAIRRLLRNPPELAALAAQGRARPVKSWVDYARELAEWMTTLPRRG from the coding sequence ATGTTGCTGCTCGACGCCACGCACACCAGCCACACCCGCGCGCAGACGGGCATCCAGCGCGTGTGCCGGTCGCTGTATGCCGCGCTGCGGGCTCAGCAGCCGGTGGAGGCTATCTGCCACGATCCCTATCTCCGCGCGTGGCGTTCGCTGAACGACCGGGAGAAACGCCACCTCGCGCCCGGGCGCATCGCCGCCGGGCCACGCGGCGCCCGGTGGCCGCTGCACCAGCAAATCGCCGGGCACGCCCGCCGGCTCGCCGGCGCGCGCCCCGCCGTGCCGGCCGGCAGCGCCTTGGTTTGCCCCGAGTTGTTTTCGCCCGCCGTCGGGGCCCACCTGCCGGAGCTGCTCGCCGCCGTGCGCGGGCCGCGCGTGGCCGTGTTTCACGACGCGATCGGGCTGAAGCTGCCCGAACTCACGCCGCCGGGCACCGTGCGGCGCCTGCCCGTTTACCTGCGCGAGCTGCTGCTCTTCGACGGCATCGCGGCCAATTCCGAGGACTCCGCCGCCTGCCTGCGCGACTACTGGAAGTGGCTCGGCGTCGGTGATACCCCGGTGGTGCACGTCATGCCTTTGGGTTTGGACCCGGTTGCTCCCGACCCTCAACCCTCAACGCTCAACGCTCAACCGCGCATTCTTTGCGTCGGCACCATTGAGGGCCGGAAAAACCATCTGGCCTTGCTGGAAGCCTGCGCGGCGCTCTGGACGGAGGGCCTGACATTCGAGCTCCAGCTGCTCGGCCTGCCGCGCGCCGATACGGCCGGCCCGGCGCTCGCGAAAATCGCGGCGCTGCAGCAGGCCGGCCGGCCGCTGTTGTCCATGGGCGCGGTCGCCGATGACGAATTGCACGCTGCCTACCGGCAGTGCGCGTTCACTGTTTATCCTTCGCTGATCGAGGGCTTCGGGCTGCCGGTGCTGGAAAGCCTGCAGCACGGCAAACCCTGCGTTTGTTCCGCCGCCGGGGCGCTGGGCGAATCGGCCCGCGGCGGTGGCTGCGTGGCGCTGCCGTCCGTCAATGCCGCCAGCCTCGCGGCGGCGATCCGCCGGTTGCTGCGAAATCCGCCGGAGTTGGCGGCGCTGGCGGCCCAGGGCCGCGCGCGACCAGTCAAATCCTGGGTCGATTATGCCCGCGAGCTCGCGGAGTGGATGACCACCCTGCCGCGGCGCGGGTGA